The following proteins are encoded in a genomic region of Vespa velutina chromosome 23, iVesVel2.1, whole genome shotgun sequence:
- the LOC124956678 gene encoding lipase maturation factor 2-like isoform X2, translating into MLPVRYTRNLFLRGICIIYLSAFLSFYVQIPGLYGNNGILPARTQLNFESHASLNEKFSQKPTLIWFAPYLGLNVEYMLDLLSLLGITLAFLGFVSQKFCVSPVFITLWLLYYSLYQIGQIFMKFQWDSLLLETGFLCIFIAPLLYSPHNKRSTPSDTVTFWTVRWLLFRLIFSTGAGKLISQCPSWWKLNALNTYFESQCIPTALAWYAHHLPVWILRFTTVLTNVTEIVIPFLFFFPNRLVRLTAFYLQVLLQVFIIVTGNYNFYNFLIICLCISLLDDRIFNGRKHKNNNVLDKRSVLLCIMIYTSILYGMCVYYNIHISNNWTIQAEIAFTQKQFNNFLSYIIPISIYIGIASLGNIIINTMKDLVIITKGTQSKAIVNLVTILYTAAVCLIFTLSIVPYVTLNPHYNLSIPSQIQKLYTNVEHLHLVNSYGSYRPMKGIAGRPEIIIEGSNTIDGSWKEYEFLYKPGNVNNVLPFVAPHQPRLDWQMCFAASSTYHQNPWLMSLAFRLLNGQPEALALINTVENPFNTKPPKYIKTKQHASLVD; encoded by the exons aTGCTTCCAGTACGTTATAcacgaaatttatttctcagaggaatttgcataatttatttatctgctTTTCTCAGTTTCTATGTACAGATTCCAG gaTTATACGGTAATAATGGAATCTTACCTGCTAGAACgcaattaaattttgaaagtcATGCatcattaaatgaaaaattttcacaaAAGCCAACATTGATATGGTTCGCTCCATATTTAGGCTTAAATGTAGAATATATGCTTGATTTATTATCACTTCTTGGAATAACACTTGCTTTTTTGGG ATTTGTTTCACAAAAGTTCTGCGTTTCACCAGTGTTTATAACACTTtggttattatattattctttataccAGATTGGTCAAATATTTATGAAGTTTCAATG GGATTCTCTTCTCTTGGAAACAGGATTTCTATGTATCTTCATAGCACCCCTTTTATATTCTCCacataataaaagaagtacTCCAAGTGATACTGTTACTTTTTGGACTGTACGTTGGTTACTCTTTCGATTGATATTTTCTACTGGTGCTGGAAAACTCATTTCTCAATGTCCAAGCTGGTGGAAATTGAATg CTTTGAACACGTATTTTGAATCTCAATGTATACCTACTGCTTTAGCATGGTATGCACATCATTTGCCAGTTTGGATTCTTCGGTTCACTACTGTTTTAACAAATGTTACGGAGATTgttattcctttcttattcttttttccaaatagATTAGTAAGATTAACAGCTTTCTATCTTCag GTATTACTACAAGTTTTCATTATTGTAACAGGAAATTAtaacttttacaattttttgataatatgtttatgtatCTCTTTACTGGACGATCGTATTTTTAATGgtagaaaacataaaaataataatgtcctTGACAAAAGATCTGTACTTTTGTGCATCAtgatatatacaagtatattatatggtatgtgtgtgtattacaACATACATATCTCAAATAATTGGACTATTCAAGCTGAAattg CATTTACTCAAAAGcagtttaataattttctgtcATATATAATtcctatttctatttatattggTATTGCATCGCTTggaaacataataataaatacaatgaaaGACTTAGTAATTATCACTAAAGGAACACAGAGTAAAGCAATTGTTAATCttgttacaattttatacACTGCTGCTGtatgtttaatttttactCTTAGTAtt gTACCATATGTTACATTGAATCCACATTACAACTTATCAATACCATCTCAGATTCAAAAGCTTTACACAAATGTTGAACATCTCCATCTTGTTAACAGTTATGGATCATACAGACCTATGAAAGGTATTGCTGGAAGGccagaaataattattgaaggCAGTAATACTATTGATGGGTCTTGGAAAGAATATGAATTCCTATACAAACCAggaaatgtaaataatgtattacCATTTGTAG CTCCGCATCAACCTCGTCTTGATTGGCAAATGTGTTTTGCTGCTTCAAGTACATATCATCAAAATCCTTGGTTAATGTCATTAGCATTTCGTCTTTTAAATGGACAGCCCGAAGCATTGGCTTTAATAAATACTGTGGAAAATCCATTTAATACTAAGCCGCCAAAGTACATAAAA aCAAAGCAACACGCAAGCTTGGTGGACTAG
- the LOC124956677 gene encoding snRNA-activating protein complex subunit 4 — protein MSDSEDSNIVGEIKDLENVLATIPANLKSPEKSSIETFHEFSQIDGSFEESKTPEDLTIDKLKAALDLNKQMIEKLMNTKNEVSAILEDCEEQLQMIDEKMKKYVKHWTNNSKSNISAAGMPYFKDKNCFAAPKNHDTKLKAARGELQIANFQKACIWTIKDRKVVLNTVYEEVMVSILENSQNEGMQESKVNNIISSEDTFKRMLKARNVDEIIGPLGEKKFDWLKIAAMNVDGRHSADECSVMWNILLHPDINKSKWTRTEESRLKKIAKLYRYEDWDNIAKKLNTKRSGYQCFVKYTSMGNLLKLTERTWTMKEDERLCDIVAKCRIGNFVPWAEVMSYMNFRPKQQLYFRWMFKLAPHLKKGRFTKAESETLLQGVHKFGTNFSLIAAQLMPDRTSIQLNDHYQTLTSKGSTHHWTLQADMKLIDLYKKIGPDWSKIAKNFKYKNRTQLRHRYTALYKYASKGLSIFEIPRTKNENLSKMEDAEFSDKEYCVDVIENDIDDKLDELLIEHFQNLSTIKSSHNENFYYDSQKLCRDTKELYSILESLQADLHIPDNFDYLPLIEIDKQLLYSLKTYIKSKFEKQNSNKEVEAFKLKMFGLQNNEEQKDHFIPPLPFGAYADIKNHKQTKSIDYVFDTNKKFVVDVNMEFNTPESIIHFIGGLEEHIQFNKISTLYCNKKDKCEQQRIIQSISNIHKKFNVHKNNDFPNSTERDKSCSLNVNNQLNFTQPKNYINKNNYLVYKVKTTVYESFGESSLWVSPMDHKKEVVNVLGVAIKPNYITLSTYRNLITLKNIYDIENISNNVQSNYKDIEKAYKSEKAYELLKRRLIQLFKYPICMSYLSLEEMNNTTGSSLEESKNVVCNKRKAVQKNRFRAKKVKEKPSEKFICDTNMPSIT, from the coding sequence ATGAGTGACTCGGAAGACAGTAATATTGTGggtgaaataaaagatttagaaaATGTATTGGCAACAATACCGGCGAATCTTAAATCTCCAGAAAAATCATCGATCGAAACATTCCATGAATTTTCTCAAATTGATGGGAGTTTTGAAGAGTCGAAAACCCCCGAAGATTTAACGATTGATAAACTTAAAGCCGCTTTGGatttaaacaaacaaatgatcgagaaattaatgaatacgAAGAATGAGGTGAGCGCGATTTTAGAGGATTGTGAAGAACAGTTGCAAATGatagatgaaaaaatgaaaaagtatgtTAAACATTGGACGAACAATTCGAAAAGTAACATCTCCGCAGCTGGCATGccttattttaaagataagaaTTGTTTTGCTGCTCCCAAAAATCACGACACAAAGCTTAAAGCAGCTCGTGGAGAATTGCAAATAGCAAATTTCCAAAAAGCTTGTATATGGACgattaaagatagaaaagttgTATTAAACACAGTCTACGAAGAAGTTATGGTATCTATATTAGAAAACTCACAAAACGAAGGAATGCAAGAGTCAAaagtaaacaatattatttcatctGAAGATACATTTAAAAGAATGTTAAAAGCAAGGAACGTAGATGAGATTATTGGCCCTCTCggggaaaagaaatttgactGGCTTAAAATTGCAGCCATGAATGTTGATGGCAGACATTCTGCAGATGAGTGTTCAGTTATGTGGAACATTCTTTTACATCCTGACATTAATAAAAGCAAATGGACACGTACAGAAGAATcaagattaaagaaaattgcaaAACTCTATAGGTACGAAGATTGGGATAATATagcaaaaaaattgaatactAAACGTAGTGGATATCAatgttttgttaaatatactTCTATGGGAAATCTATTGAAGCTAACAGAGCGAACATGGACaatgaaagaagatgaaagattATGTGATATTGTTGCAAAATGTAGAATAGGCAATTTTGTACCTTGGGCTGAAGTGATGAGTTATATGAATTTTAGACCTAAGCAACAACTCTATTTTCGATGGATGTTTAAATTAGCACCACATTTGAAGAAAGGACGATTTACTAAAGCAGAATCTGAAACTTTATTGCAAGGTGTTCACAAATTCGGTACTAATTTTTCTCTAATAGCTGCACAATTAATGCCTGATAGAACTTCGATACAATTAAATGATCATTATCAAACGTTAACGTCAAAAGGCTCCACTCATCATTGGACGCTTCAAGCCGATATGAaacttattgatttatataagaaaataggTCCAGACTGGTCAAAAATagcaaaaaattttaaatataaaaatagaacacAACTGAGACATCGATATACtgctttatataaatatgcatcAAAAGGTTTATCAATATTTGAAATTCCTAGAactaaaaatgaaaacttgTCAAAAATGGAGGATGCCGAGTTTAGCGACAAAGAATATTGTGTTGATGTTATAGAGAATGATATTGATGATAAACtagatgaattattaatagaacattttcagaatttaagTACTATTAAATCTTCTCATaatgaaaacttttattatgattCTCAAAAGCTTTGTAGAGAtacaaaagaattatattctatCTTAGAAAGTTTACAAGCGGATCTCCATATTCCAGATAATTTTGATTACCTTCCAttaatagagatagataaacaaTTGTTGTATTCCTTGAAAACATACATTAAGTCTAagtttgaaaaacaaaattctaaCAAAGAAGTAGAAgctttcaaattaaaaatgtttggTTTGCAGAACAATGAAGAGCAAAAAGATCATTTTATACCACCGCTTCCTTTTGGAGCTTATgcagatattaaaaatcataaacaaacgaaaagtatagattatgtttttgatactaataaaaaatttgtggTTGATGTAAATATGGAATTTAACACACCTGAAtcgataattcattttataggTGGTTTAGAAGAACATAtacaattcaataaaatttctactttatattgtaataagaaGGATAAATGTGAACAGCAGAGGATTATACAGTCTATtagtaatatacataaaaaatttaatgttcataaaaataatgatttccCTAATAGtacagaaagagataaatctTGTAgcttaaatgtaaataatcaattaaactTCACACAAccaaagaattatattaacaaaaataattatttagtgtataaagtaaaaacaaCAGTTTATGAATCTTTTGGTGAATCTTCTCTTTGGGTATCACCTATGGAccataaaaaagaagtagttAATGTATTAGGCGTAGCAATTAAACCgaattatataactttatcAACTTATAggaatttaattacattaaagaatatatatgatattgaaaatatatctaataacgTTCAGTCGaattataaagatatcgaAAAAGCATACAAATCAGAAAAAGCATATGAACTATTAAAAAGACGacttatacaattatttaaatatcccATATGTATGTCTTATTTATCATtagaagaaatgaataatacaACAGGATCATCTTTAGAAGAATCTAAAAATGTAgtatgtaataaaagaaaagcagtacaaaaaaatagatttagagcaaaaaaagtaaaagaaaaaccttcagaaaaatttatttgtgatACAAATATGCCAAGCATTACTTGA
- the LOC124956724 gene encoding BET1 homolog, whose amino-acid sequence MRRSHSGGYNYEPLPTTSSHNAFEDENEKMTEELSTKINALKSLSIDIGTEVKYQEKVLRGMDDDFERTSGSLGASVGRVLRLAKAGHNYYILYLFLFSIAVFFVLWIVLKFK is encoded by the exons ATGCGAAGATCCCATTCGG GAGGTTATAATTATGAGCCTTTGCCAACAACATCTAGTCACAATGCTTTcgaagatgaaaatgaaaagatgacAGAGGAATTAAGTACTAAAATTAATGCTCTTAAATCATTATCAATTGATATAGGAACCGAAGTGAAATATCAAGAGAAAGTCTTACGTGGAATG gATGATGATTTTGAAAGAACTAGTGGATCATTAGGTGCATCTGTTGGACGTGTCTTACGATTAGCTAAAGCTggtcataattattatattctatatttatttcttttttctatagcagtattttttgtattatggATAGTcctaaaatttaaatga
- the LOC124956722 gene encoding THUMP domain-containing protein 3-like isoform X2: MRSIDNIFIIGSVLKLNFDGINKEADLKLCTNVVHDNVKLEKALNAWKNITQFSGKVYPTINEYEEARKCEKIFDSLKSTGSKIRKRGQNPADADHNDVLRYRVTCERIGKHSFESPEAARIIGGELQDKYHWLVDLSTYHLEIICKIIKNEIVTQLRTTHESKHHRNIMHFGPTTLRATICYNLLRLAHPNPGDIIIDPMCGSGSIPIEGGLAYENSYMLCGDNHTKAVLRSKSNINISCLKSKVDLTQWSVTYLPLLNSSIDIVVTDMPFGKRSGKMSDNRVLYKEFLLQLGRVVRPTTGRLVLLTYDRRSFHLALQKAGNLFRITKILGVNIGGLLAAVYVLKRTKIEYK; this comes from the exons ATGAGAtcaatagataatatatttataattggaaGTGTACTTAAACTTAACTTTGATGGAATCAATAAGGAAGCTGATTTAAAATTATGTACAAATGTTGTACATGATAATGTAAAATTGGAAAAGGCATTGAATGCGTGGAAAAACATTACTCAATTCTCAGGAAAAGTCTATCCAACTATTAACGAATATGAAGAGGCTCGAAAATGtgagaaaatttttgataGCTTAAAATCCACCGGTTCTAAAATCAGAAAAAGAGGACAGAATCCAGCTGATGCAGACCACAATGATGTTTTAAGATATAGAGTAACTTGTGAAAGAATCGGTAAACATAGCTTTGAATCTCCTGAAGCTGCTAGAATTATAGGAGGAGAACTACAAGATAAATATCATTGGCTAGTTGACTTATCTACATATCACTTGGAAATAatctgtaaaataattaaaa ATGAGATAGTGACACAACTACGTACTACACATGAATCCAAAcatcatagaaatattatgCATTTTGGACCAACTACGTTAAGAGCTACCATATGTTACAATTTATTAAGATTGGCACATCCAAATCCAGGAGATATCATAATTGATCCTATGTGTGGAAGTGGTTCTATTCCTATTGAA gGAGGATTAGCCTATGAAAATTCATACATGTTATGTGGAGATAATCATACAAAGGCTGTGCTAAGATcaaaatctaatataaatatctcctGTCTTAAGTCTAAAGTTGATCTAACACAATGGAGTGTTACTTATTTACCACTCTTAAACTCTTCCATTGATATTGTTGTGACTGATATg CCTTTTGGGAAACGCAGTGGCAAAATGTCAGACAACAGAGTGCTTTATAAAGAGTTCTTACTGCAATTAGGTCGAGTTGTAAGACCTACTACTGGTCGATTAGTATTATTAACATATGATAGACGTAGTTTTCATTTA gCATTACAAAAAGCTGGTAACTTATTcagaataacaaaaatattaggTGTTAATATAGGAGGACTACTTGCTgctgtatatgtattaaaacgaacaaaaatagaatataaataa
- the LOC124956678 gene encoding lipase maturation factor 2-like isoform X1: protein MLPVRYTRNLFLRGICIIYLSAFLSFYVQIPGLYGNNGILPARTQLNFESHASLNEKFSQKPTLIWFAPYLGLNVEYMLDLLSLLGITLAFLGFVSQKFCVSPVFITLWLLYYSLYQIGQIFMKFQWDSLLLETGFLCIFIAPLLYSPHNKRSTPSDTVTFWTVRWLLFRLIFSTGAGKLISQCPSWWKLNALNTYFESQCIPTALAWYAHHLPVWILRFTTVLTNVTEIVIPFLFFFPNRLVRLTAFYLQVLLQVFIIVTGNYNFYNFLIICLCISLLDDRIFNGRKHKNNNVLDKRSVLLCIMIYTSILYGMCVYYNIHISNNWTIQAEIAFTQKQFNNFLSYIIPISIYIGIASLGNIIINTMKDLVIITKGTQSKAIVNLVTILYTAAVCLIFTLSIVPYVTLNPHYNLSIPSQIQKLYTNVEHLHLVNSYGSYRPMKGIAGRPEIIIEGSNTIDGSWKEYEFLYKPGNVNNVLPFVAPHQPRLDWQMCFAASSTYHQNPWLMSLAFRLLNGQPEALALINTVENPFNTKPPKYIKASLYHYYYVPWNDTQSNTQAWWTREKVEEYMPIFARDHVPLIEYLSKKKLIQEKPTLKITNGRLKSILDAIRGLVSKVEASLFLWGVHTAGWGIMLL from the exons aTGCTTCCAGTACGTTATAcacgaaatttatttctcagaggaatttgcataatttatttatctgctTTTCTCAGTTTCTATGTACAGATTCCAG gaTTATACGGTAATAATGGAATCTTACCTGCTAGAACgcaattaaattttgaaagtcATGCatcattaaatgaaaaattttcacaaAAGCCAACATTGATATGGTTCGCTCCATATTTAGGCTTAAATGTAGAATATATGCTTGATTTATTATCACTTCTTGGAATAACACTTGCTTTTTTGGG ATTTGTTTCACAAAAGTTCTGCGTTTCACCAGTGTTTATAACACTTtggttattatattattctttataccAGATTGGTCAAATATTTATGAAGTTTCAATG GGATTCTCTTCTCTTGGAAACAGGATTTCTATGTATCTTCATAGCACCCCTTTTATATTCTCCacataataaaagaagtacTCCAAGTGATACTGTTACTTTTTGGACTGTACGTTGGTTACTCTTTCGATTGATATTTTCTACTGGTGCTGGAAAACTCATTTCTCAATGTCCAAGCTGGTGGAAATTGAATg CTTTGAACACGTATTTTGAATCTCAATGTATACCTACTGCTTTAGCATGGTATGCACATCATTTGCCAGTTTGGATTCTTCGGTTCACTACTGTTTTAACAAATGTTACGGAGATTgttattcctttcttattcttttttccaaatagATTAGTAAGATTAACAGCTTTCTATCTTCag GTATTACTACAAGTTTTCATTATTGTAACAGGAAATTAtaacttttacaattttttgataatatgtttatgtatCTCTTTACTGGACGATCGTATTTTTAATGgtagaaaacataaaaataataatgtcctTGACAAAAGATCTGTACTTTTGTGCATCAtgatatatacaagtatattatatggtatgtgtgtgtattacaACATACATATCTCAAATAATTGGACTATTCAAGCTGAAattg CATTTACTCAAAAGcagtttaataattttctgtcATATATAATtcctatttctatttatattggTATTGCATCGCTTggaaacataataataaatacaatgaaaGACTTAGTAATTATCACTAAAGGAACACAGAGTAAAGCAATTGTTAATCttgttacaattttatacACTGCTGCTGtatgtttaatttttactCTTAGTAtt gTACCATATGTTACATTGAATCCACATTACAACTTATCAATACCATCTCAGATTCAAAAGCTTTACACAAATGTTGAACATCTCCATCTTGTTAACAGTTATGGATCATACAGACCTATGAAAGGTATTGCTGGAAGGccagaaataattattgaaggCAGTAATACTATTGATGGGTCTTGGAAAGAATATGAATTCCTATACAAACCAggaaatgtaaataatgtattacCATTTGTAG CTCCGCATCAACCTCGTCTTGATTGGCAAATGTGTTTTGCTGCTTCAAGTACATATCATCAAAATCCTTGGTTAATGTCATTAGCATTTCGTCTTTTAAATGGACAGCCCGAAGCATTGGCTTTAATAAATACTGTGGAAAATCCATTTAATACTAAGCCGCCAAAGTACATAAAAGCAagtctttatcattattattacgtgcCATGGAATGATAC aCAAAGCAACACGCAAGCTTGGTGGACTAGAGAAAAAGTGGAGGAGTATATGCCAATATTTGCTAGAGATCATGTACctttaatagaatatttgtcaaaaaagaaacttattcAAGAAAAACCAACTTTAAAAATTACCAATGGAAGACTTAAATCAATATTAGATGCTATTAGAGGTTTAGTTTCTAAGGTTGAAGCAAGTTTATTTTTGTGGGGAGTTCATACAGCAGGCTGGGGAATAATGCTCTTATGA
- the LOC124956723 gene encoding probable ribosome production factor 1, which translates to MKIKNLKKNPLSRPKKEKEDAVEENNSSTSTSQSAEVMLPSESNFNHIKCKAVRYEKCKQLLKQKAKAKKEAKKNRIQEDAPKQVPHTIESLREKDETAIVGDLDDEENEEVKVDLEHDEFAAYYRKEYEPKVLITYSDNPTRKTRIFGRELTRMIPNSISLYRNRSGVKKIVKSAIARNFTDLIIVNEDRCVPNGMLIIHLPDGPTAYFKLSNVKITPELRRNHKEITEHRPEVILTNFTTRLGYTVGRMLGALFHYEPEFKGRRVVTFHNQRDYIFFRHHRYEFNLKTGKPRLKELGPRFTLKLKSLQHGTFDSKYGDYEWLIQGRRHEMETSRRKFFL; encoded by the exons atgaagattaaaaatttgaagaagaaTCCTCTAAGTCGTCccaaaaaggagaaagaagatgcAGTGGAAGAGAATAATTCAAGTACATCAACGAGTCAATCTGCAGAGGTTATGTTACCATCTGAAAGTAATTTCAATCATATTAAATGTAAAGCTGTTAGGTACGAAAAGTGTAAGCAATTgttaaaacaaaaagcaaaagctaaaaaggaagcaaaaaaaaatagaatacaaGAGGATGCTCCAAAGCAAGTACCGCATACAATAGAAagtttaagagaaaaagatgaaaccgCAATAGTTGGTGATTTGGATGATGAGGAAAATGAAGAGGTTAAAGTTGATTTGGAGCATGATGAATTTGCTGcatattatagaaaagaatatgagCCTAAGGTTTTGATAACGTATTCTGATAATCCAACAAGGAAGACTAGAATTTTTGGTAGAGAACTTACACGAATGATACCAAATTCTATATCTTTGTATAGAAATCGTTCTGGTGTTAAAAAGATTGTTAAAAGTGCTATTGCTAGAAATTTTACAGACCTAATTATAGTCAATGAAGATCGCTGTGTACCaa atggaatgttaataattcatttgccTGATGGACCAACAGCATATTTTAAATTGAGTAACGTTAAAATCACACCTGAATTAAGACGTAATCATAAAGAAATTACAGAACATAGGCCAGAAGTTATTTTAACTAATTTTACAACTCGTTTGGGATATACTGTAGGAAGAATGTTAGGTGCATTGTTCCATTATGAGCCTGAGTTTAAAGGTAGAAGAGTTGTAACTTTTCATAATCAAAGAGATTATATCTTCTTTAGACATCATAG GTATGAATTCAATTTGAAGACAGGTAAACCAAGATTAAAAGAGTTAGGTCCACGATTTactttaaaattgaaatcattACAACATGGTACGTTTGATAGTAAGTATGGAGATTATGAATGGCTTATTCAAGGGCGACGACATGAAATGGAAACCAGCagaagaaaattcttcttaTAA
- the LOC124956722 gene encoding THUMP domain-containing protein 3-like isoform X1, with protein sequence MMDNTENSNLYDLFQESLTDDNLFMMGTSVDTGFEWQAIDECREKIDKRLHVVKERGNIYFNVPWHQFIDVQKMRSIDNIFIIGSVLKLNFDGINKEADLKLCTNVVHDNVKLEKALNAWKNITQFSGKVYPTINEYEEARKCEKIFDSLKSTGSKIRKRGQNPADADHNDVLRYRVTCERIGKHSFESPEAARIIGGELQDKYHWLVDLSTYHLEIICKIIKNEIVTQLRTTHESKHHRNIMHFGPTTLRATICYNLLRLAHPNPGDIIIDPMCGSGSIPIEGGLAYENSYMLCGDNHTKAVLRSKSNINISCLKSKVDLTQWSVTYLPLLNSSIDIVVTDMPFGKRSGKMSDNRVLYKEFLLQLGRVVRPTTGRLVLLTYDRRSFHLALQKAGNLFRITKILGVNIGGLLAAVYVLKRTKIEYK encoded by the exons atgatggatAACACTGAGAATTCCAATTTATACGATCTTTTTCAAGAATCATTGACAGACGATAATCTTTTTATGATGGGGACAAGCGTAGATACAG GTTTTGAATGGCAAGCAATCGATGAATGTCGAGAGAAGATAGATAAACGTCTTCACGTTGTTAAAGAAcgtggaaatatttatttcaacgtCCCTTGGCATCAATTTATCGAT GTACAAAAAATGAGAtcaatagataatatatttataattggaaGTGTACTTAAACTTAACTTTGATGGAATCAATAAGGAAGCTGATTTAAAATTATGTACAAATGTTGTACATGATAATGTAAAATTGGAAAAGGCATTGAATGCGTGGAAAAACATTACTCAATTCTCAGGAAAAGTCTATCCAACTATTAACGAATATGAAGAGGCTCGAAAATGtgagaaaatttttgataGCTTAAAATCCACCGGTTCTAAAATCAGAAAAAGAGGACAGAATCCAGCTGATGCAGACCACAATGATGTTTTAAGATATAGAGTAACTTGTGAAAGAATCGGTAAACATAGCTTTGAATCTCCTGAAGCTGCTAGAATTATAGGAGGAGAACTACAAGATAAATATCATTGGCTAGTTGACTTATCTACATATCACTTGGAAATAatctgtaaaataattaaaa ATGAGATAGTGACACAACTACGTACTACACATGAATCCAAAcatcatagaaatattatgCATTTTGGACCAACTACGTTAAGAGCTACCATATGTTACAATTTATTAAGATTGGCACATCCAAATCCAGGAGATATCATAATTGATCCTATGTGTGGAAGTGGTTCTATTCCTATTGAA gGAGGATTAGCCTATGAAAATTCATACATGTTATGTGGAGATAATCATACAAAGGCTGTGCTAAGATcaaaatctaatataaatatctcctGTCTTAAGTCTAAAGTTGATCTAACACAATGGAGTGTTACTTATTTACCACTCTTAAACTCTTCCATTGATATTGTTGTGACTGATATg CCTTTTGGGAAACGCAGTGGCAAAATGTCAGACAACAGAGTGCTTTATAAAGAGTTCTTACTGCAATTAGGTCGAGTTGTAAGACCTACTACTGGTCGATTAGTATTATTAACATATGATAGACGTAGTTTTCATTTA gCATTACAAAAAGCTGGTAACTTATTcagaataacaaaaatattaggTGTTAATATAGGAGGACTACTTGCTgctgtatatgtattaaaacgaacaaaaatagaatataaataa